The genomic window ATGCGGATCTCGGCCGGGGTCTCGTAGTGCGGGCCCGGCAGCGCGGCGTAGACGCCCTCGGCCAGGTCGGGCTCGATCGAGCGCGCCAGCTCGCGCAGCCGGGCGGAGTAGAGGTCGGTGAGGTCGACGAACGTCGCCCCGACCAGCGGCGAGCGGGCGGTGAGGTTGAGGTGGTCGCTGATCAGCACCGCCTGGCCGACCCGGTGCTCGGGCGCCAGCCCGCCGGCGGCGTTGGTGAGGACGACGGTGCGCACGCCGGCCGCCGCCGCGGTGCGGATCCCGTGCACGACCGGCTCGACGCCGCGGCCCTCGTAGAGGTGGGTGCGGCCGAGGAAGAGCAGCACCCTGCGGTCGCCGACGCGCACCGAGCGCACCTGCCCGCCGTGGCCGACCGCCGTCGGGGCGGCGAAGCCGGGCAGGTCGCCGATGCCGACGGAGGCCGCGGGCTCGCCGAAGGCGTCGGCGGCGGGCGCCCACCCCGAGCCCATGACGACGGCGACGTCGTGGCCGTTCCCGAGGGCTGCGGTCAGGTCGGCGGCTGCTGCTGCGGCGGTGGCCGCGGGATCGGGTGCGTTCACCCGGCGACGCTAACGCAGCGCGCCGGCGTTCCCCGCCGCTGACCCATCCGTCCCAGCCGTCCCCGGCCGCGTGTCGGCCGGGGACGGCGGCGGTGCGCTCCCCGACCATGGCGCGGTGCAGCGAACGCGGATCGACGGCGTCCCGGTCTTCAGCGCCGGCGGGCGGGAGCGGACGACGGCCGCGCTGGTCTTCGGCGTGGGCCTGCGCGACGAGACGTTCGCGACCATCGAGGTCACGCACCTCGTCGAGCACCTGGCGATGGCCGCGCTGCCGCGCACGCACCTGCGCTGCAACGCCGTCACCGACGTCGACAGCACCGCCTTCTTCGCCACCGGCCGCCCGGCCGCCGTCGGCGCCTTCCTCGAGGGGGTCTGCCGGGCGCTGGCCGACCTGCCCACCGAGCGGATGGCCGCCGAGGTCGGCGTCCTGCAGGCCGAGGGCTGCAGCAGCGGCTCCTCCACGGTCAGCGCGCTGTGGGCGGCCCGCTACGGCCTGGCCGGGCCGGGGCTGACCGTCTCGGCGGGGCCGGGCGCCGAGTACCTGGACGAGGAGACCGTCCGGGCGCACGCGGCCCGCTGGTTCGTGCGCTCCAACGCCGCGCTGTGGTGTCACGGCCCGCTGCCGGAGGGGCTGCGGCTGCCCCTGCCCGACGGGCCGCGCCCGGTGCGCCGGCTGCCGGTGCCGCGCCCGCAGGACGGGCCGGTCTGGACGCACACCGACGCGCCCGGCGTCGGCCTGCTGCTGGCCGGCGACGTCCCCGCCGACGCCGCGCTGGCCCTCGGGGTCGACGTCGTGCAGGAGCGGCTGCGCGAGCGCGCCCGGCACGACCGCGGGCTGTCCTACGCGGTCGACTCCCTGACCCTCGACCTCGCCCCCGCCCGCCGCGAGGTGGCCGTCGTCGTCGACGCCCGGACCGGGCACGACGCCGAGGTGGCCGGGCTGCTCTGGGACGTCTTCGCCGAGCTGTGCTCCACCGGTCCGACGCCGGCGGAGGTCGCGCACGCCGTCGAGGGCCTCGAGGCCGAGCTCGACGACGAGGACGCCGTCGGCGCGGAGCTGGCCGACGCCGCGTACTGCGCGGCCACCGGGCTGCCGTTCCGCCCGGCCGCCGACACCCTCGCCGCCTGGCGCGCGGTCACGCCCGCGCAGGTCACCGCGGCGCTGCGCCGGGCCGAGCCGACCGCCGTCCTCGCCGTCCCCGACACCGCGCCGTGGGACGGGCCGGCCGGGGTCGCCCGCCGTCCGCTGTGCGGCACCCGCCCGGAGCTGCCGGAGGGCACGCTGTTCCGCCCGCCTCTGGTGCGCCGGCTGCTGGACCCGTCGGCGCGGGTGGCGCTGCTCGTCTCCGCCGAGGGCCTCGCGCACGCCGACGCCGACGGCGACGTGCACGGCATCCCCTGGTCGCGGGTCGAGGCCGTGGTCCCCTCCGACGACGGCCGCGGGTTCTCGGTGGTCGGGCGCGACCTGTGCTGCGTGCGCGTGCACCCCGACCTGTACGGCCCCCGGGCGGTCGCGGCCGTGCTGGAGCGGGCACCGGCCGCCGCCCTCCTCCGCCGGCCCGCGAGCGGGGCGCCGGAGTACGCCGCCGTCTGACGTCCTCACGGACGGGTACCGGACCGGTACGGCAGGACGGCGCCGCGCGAGGCGTCCGCGCCCCGCGCCGCTGCCCCGGATCCCGGCCGGGACCCGCCCTACCGTGACCCGGTGCGGATCGCGGTCATCGGACCGTTGGAGGTCCGGGGGGACGACGACGTGCCGGTGCCGGTGCCCGGCGCCAAGGAGCGGCTGCTGCTCGCCGTCCTGGCCGCCGGGGCGCCGGGGACCGTGTCCACCGACCGCATCGCCGACGTGCTCTGGGACGGCACCCCGCCGCCGACCGCCCGCAAGTCGCTGCAGGCGCACGTCGTCCGGCTGCGCAGCGCCCTGGAGCCGGGCCGCCCGCGGGGCTCCCCGGGGCGGTACGTCGCCCGCCGGGGGCCCGGCTACGCGCTGACCGTCGACCGGGCCGACCTCGACGCCCTGCACGCCGGTGACCTGGCCGCCCGCGGCCGGGCGCACCTCCTCGCGGGCGCACCCGCCGAGGCGGTCACCGAGCTCTCGGCCGCCCTGGCGCTGTGGCGCGGGGACCCCTACGCCGACTGGCCCGACGCGGGGTTCGCCGAGGGGGAGCGGCGCCGGCTGGCCGAGGTCCGCACCGGGGCCCTGACCGGGCTGCACGAGGCGCGGCTGGCGCTCGGGCAGCACGCCCTGGTGCTGCCCGAGGTCGAGCGGCTGGTCACCGAGGAGCCGCTGCGCGAGGACTGGTGGCGACTGCTCGTGCTCGCCCTCTACCGGGCCGGACGGCAGGCCGACGCGCTCGCCGCCACCCGCCGGGTCCGGGCGCTGCTGGCCGAGGAGCTGGGCGCCGCGCCCGGACCCGCGCTGCGCGGCATCGAGGCGGCGGTCCTCGCCCAGGACCCGGTCCTCGACCTCCCGGCGCCGCCACCGGCGGCACCGGACGGTCCGCCTCCCGGTGCCGCCCGCTGCCCCTACAAGGGCCTGGCCGCCTACCAGGCCGAGGACGCCCCGCTGTTCCGCGGCCGGGCGCGCCTGGTCGCCGGGCTGGTGGCCCGCCTCGTCG from Geodermatophilus normandii includes these protein-coding regions:
- a CDS encoding purine-nucleoside phosphorylase, encoding MNAPDPAATAAAAAADLTAALGNGHDVAVVMGSGWAPAADAFGEPAASVGIGDLPGFAAPTAVGHGGQVRSVRVGDRRVLLFLGRTHLYEGRGVEPVVHGIRTAAAAGVRTVVLTNAAGGLAPEHRVGQAVLISDHLNLTARSPLVGATFVDLTDLYSARLRELARSIEPDLAEGVYAALPGPHYETPAEIRMLRTLGADLVGMSTALEAIAARAAGIEVLGLSMVTNAAAGITGEKLDHEEVLAAGKAAAGRLGQFLVEFIGRLP